The genomic region TCGCCGACGCGCAGCAGTACCTCGGCATCCGACCGTCACTGGCGATCTACCCGGCGGTCGCGATCATCATCACCGCGCTCGGCTTCACCCTGCTGGGTGAGGCGATGCGCGAGGCCCTCGACCCGAAGCTGCGGAAGTAGGCCCCCTGATGGCACTGCTCGAAGTGGATGATCTGTCCGTCACGTTCGCCCGGCGGGGCCAGCGGGCCGTGCACGCGGTCGACGGCGTGTCCTTCTCCGTCGACGCCGGTGAGGTCGTCGGCCTGGTCGGCGAGTCCGGCTGCGGCAAGAGCGTCACGTCACTGGCGATCATGGGCCTGTTGCCGAAGCAGCCTGGCCTGCGCGTCGGTGGCAAGGCCGTCTTCGACGGCACCGACCTGCTCCAGCTCGACGACCGGTCCCGGCGTGACATCCGGGGCCGGGACATCGCGATGATCTTCCAGGACCCGCTCTCCTCGCTGAACCCGGTGATCCCGATCGGGTTGCAGGTGACCGAGGTGCTCGCCCGGCACCGGGGGATGAAGGGCGAGACCGCGGCCAAGGAGGCTGCGTCGCTGCTGGACCGGGTCGGCATCCCGGACCCGAAGCGCCGGCTGAAGGAGTACCCGCACCAGCTCTCCGGCGGGATGCGGCAGCGGGCGTTGATCGCGATGGCGGTGGCCTGCCAGCCTCGGCTGCTGATCGCCGACGAGCCGACCACCGCGCTGGACGTCACCATCCAGGCCCAGATCCTGGAGCTGCTCAAGGAACTGGTCCGGGACTCCGGCACCGCGCTGCTGATGATCACGCACGATCTCGGTGTGGTGGCCGGCATGGTCGACACCGTCAACGTGCTCTACGCCGGCCGGGTGGTGGAGACGGCCCGCCGTCGTCCGCTGTTCCGCGAGCCGCGTCACCCGTACACAGTGGGTCTGCTCGGTTCGGTGCCGCGCCTGGACGCCGGGCGGGGCGAGAAGCTCACCCCGATTCCCGGTTCGGTCCGGGATCTGCTGCCCTGGCCGGATGGCTGCGCCTTCGCCCCGCGTTGCGCCCGTCGGACCGACGAGTGTGTGGGGCAGTCGCCGGAGCTGGTACACACCTACGACGGGCGGAGCTACCGGTGCGTCAACCCGGAGCCCGTGCCCGGCACGGTGCCCGCCCCACGCGAGGAGGAGCCAGCGTGAGCGACAACGACATCCTCGTCGAGGTACGCGACCTGAAGGTGCACTTCCCGATCAGACGGGGAGTGCTCTTCGACCGGGTGGTCGGGCATGTGAAGGCCGTCGACGGGGTCGACCTGAGCATCCCGCGCGGCAAGACGTACGGGCTGGTCGGTGAGTCCGGCTGCGGAAAGTCGACGCTCGGTCGTGCACTGCTCCAGCTCACACCGCCGACCGCGGGCGAGGTGAACTTCGACGGCGTCGAGCTGACGAAGCTGCCGGCGGGCAAGCTGCGCACCATGCGGCGCCGGATGCAGATGATCTTCCAGGACCCGATGTCCAGCCTCGACCCCCGGCAGAACGTCGAGTCGATCCTGACCGAGGGCCTCCAGACCCATGGGATCGGCGCCGACCGCAACGACCGTCGGCGGATCATCGGCGAGACCCTTGACGCTGTGGGGCTGCCCCGTTGGGCGCTGTCCCGCTACCCGCACGAGTTCTCCGGCGGGCAGCGCCAGCGCATCGGCATCGCCCGTGCGGTGGTGCTCGGGCCGGAGCTGATCGTCGCCGACGAGCCGGTCTCGGCGCTGGACGTCTCGATCCAGGCCCAGGTCGTGAACCTGCTCGACGAGCTACAGGACAGCCTCGGGCTGACCTACCTGGTGATCGCGCACGACCTGGCGGTCGTGCGGCACATCTCCGACACTGTCGGCGTGATGTACCTGGGCGCGCTTGTCGAGGAAGCGCCGAGCGACCGTCTCTACACCGAGCCGCTGCATCCGTACACCCGGGCGTTGATGTCCGCGGTGCCCGTGCCGGACCCGGATGTGGAGGACCGGCGGGAGCGGATCCTGCTCGCGGGCGACCTGCCCTCGCCGGCCAACCCGCCGTCCGGCTGCCGTTTCCACACGCGCTGCCCGTGGGCGCAGCCCACCCGCTGCGCCGACGAGCGGCCGGTGCTGCGGGAGATCGGCACCAGCCGGGTGGCCTGCCACTTCGCCGAGCAGATCGCCAGTGGGGAACTGCGCCCGCACAAGGTCAGCGTGCAGATCGTCCGCCCCGAGGGCGAGGGCGAGTCACCGGGCGTGGTCTCCGCACCCAGCGAGCCCGGCTCGTACGTCTGACGGGGCGCGGGGCCGTTGCCTCGTGAGCGTGATACCTCTGAGTCATCAAGATGACTCAGAGGTATCACTTTGTCGGGCGCGGTCAGCCCTCCGGGCGGTGCAGCAGTGCCACAGCGACACCGTGCACCGCGTCCAGCCCTGCCGGGTCGCCCAGCGGGACCGACCCGCCGGTCACCGCGTACCACTCGTCGGCGTCCTTGTACTGCACCTGCAGCGTGACCTTGCCGTCCGCGTAATCGGTGCGCAGGGTCAACTCGCCGGTGACGACGCCGACCTCGTCGGTCATCACCCCGCCCGGCCCCGGCACGATGTCGGCGGTACGGCTCTGCGCGCCGCCGGCACCGTCGGAATCCGCGACCATGCCGGCCCCCGGCACGGCGGCCGGGGTCTCGGCGGCACCGTCCGCGGTCATGCCTGCTGTGGCCGGGGTCTTGTCACCAGCCCCCTCGGCCTCTGTCACGAATTGCTCCCCACCCTGCAGCCCTCCAACATGTCGGTCAGAGCGGACTTCTCCGCACTGGTCACCGTCAGTCGCCAGTAGTGCTTGACGGCTACCCAGTCTTCCGCGTACTGACACCAGTACGACCGGTTTGCTGGCTTCCACTGGGACGGGTCCTGGTCACCCTTCGACCGATTCGACGACGCCGAAACCGCGAAGAGCTGCGGTCGTGTGGTGTCGTTCGCGAAATCGCCGCGCTTCGCGTCGTCCCACTCGTCGGCACCCGAGCGCCACGCGTTGGCCAACGGCACCATGTGGTCGATGTCCACGTCGGAGGGGTCGGCGGCGCTGCGACCGTCGTACACGCTCTCCCACCGACCACCGACCACGTTGCAGCCCGACAGCTTCACGTCCTCGCCGTCGCGCTGCAGGATGGTGTCCCGCACATCGCAGTTCTTGCCGGTGTTCCGCCAGTGCGGAAAACGGCTCCGGCTGTAGCCCTTCATCGAGCCTGCTTCGGCGACGGTCAGCTCACCCAACTGCTGGGCCGTGTTGCCGCCGCCACCCGACGACGGGGCAGCCTCCGGTTCATCCGGTGGGACACAACCGGCAACGCCAAGCGCCAGCGCCGCGACGAGCGCGGTCACCGCCGCGCGCGATCCTGATCTGGTACGCACAGACGACACCTCTCCAGCTTGCGGGCTCCCGGCGATTGCGCACAGTACCCGGGGAACGGTTTCGGCGTTTCGTGGCGTCTCCCACATCCTGCAGGGCAGATTGGTGAGATGACCGCCTCCGCACCCGCGCCCGCTCTGCGGATGGGCACCGCCGCCGGTCGGGGGACGCTGCTCGCCGCAGTCCTCGCCTCCGGAATGGTCTTCCTCGACAGCACCGTCGTCAACGTGGCGCTGCCGAAACTCGGCCAGGATCTCGATGCCAATGTGGCCGATCTTCAGTGGACCGTCAACGGCTACCTGCTGATGCTGGCGGCGTTCGTGCTGCTCGGCGGGGCACTCGGGGACCGTTTCGGCAGGCGTCGGGTCTTCCTGATCGGGGTGGTGTGGTTCACCGTAGCCTCGGTGCTGTGCGGGCTGGCCCAGGGCACCGGCGCGCTCATCGCGGCCCGGTTCCTCCAGGGTATCGGCGGCGCGCTGCTCACCCCCGGGTCCCTGTCGGTGCTCCAGGCGAGCTTCCACCCCGACGACCGAGGGCGGGCGATCGGTGCCTGGGCCGGACTGTCCGGTGTCTCCACGGCATTGGGTCCGTTCATCGGCGGCTGGCTGATCGACGCCCTGTCCTGGCGGTGGATCTTCTTCCTGAACGTGCCGCTCGCCGTACTCGTGGTGCTGGCCGCCGTGCGGTGGGTGCCGGAGAGCCGTGACGAGAACGTCTCGCGGACGCAGGGACCGGGGCGCACCCGACGCCGGTTCGACGTGGCCGGGGCGCTGCTCGGCGCGCTCGCACTCGCCGGCATTACGTACGCCCTCATCGACGCGCCCGCGCGCGGCCACACC from Micromonospora profundi harbors:
- a CDS encoding ABC transporter ATP-binding protein: MALLEVDDLSVTFARRGQRAVHAVDGVSFSVDAGEVVGLVGESGCGKSVTSLAIMGLLPKQPGLRVGGKAVFDGTDLLQLDDRSRRDIRGRDIAMIFQDPLSSLNPVIPIGLQVTEVLARHRGMKGETAAKEAASLLDRVGIPDPKRRLKEYPHQLSGGMRQRALIAMAVACQPRLLIADEPTTALDVTIQAQILELLKELVRDSGTALLMITHDLGVVAGMVDTVNVLYAGRVVETARRRPLFREPRHPYTVGLLGSVPRLDAGRGEKLTPIPGSVRDLLPWPDGCAFAPRCARRTDECVGQSPELVHTYDGRSYRCVNPEPVPGTVPAPREEEPA
- a CDS encoding ABC transporter ATP-binding protein, with the protein product MSDNDILVEVRDLKVHFPIRRGVLFDRVVGHVKAVDGVDLSIPRGKTYGLVGESGCGKSTLGRALLQLTPPTAGEVNFDGVELTKLPAGKLRTMRRRMQMIFQDPMSSLDPRQNVESILTEGLQTHGIGADRNDRRRIIGETLDAVGLPRWALSRYPHEFSGGQRQRIGIARAVVLGPELIVADEPVSALDVSIQAQVVNLLDELQDSLGLTYLVIAHDLAVVRHISDTVGVMYLGALVEEAPSDRLYTEPLHPYTRALMSAVPVPDPDVEDRRERILLAGDLPSPANPPSGCRFHTRCPWAQPTRCADERPVLREIGTSRVACHFAEQIASGELRPHKVSVQIVRPEGEGESPGVVSAPSEPGSYV
- a CDS encoding HNH endonuclease family protein, producing the protein MRTRSGSRAAVTALVAALALGVAGCVPPDEPEAAPSSGGGGNTAQQLGELTVAEAGSMKGYSRSRFPHWRNTGKNCDVRDTILQRDGEDVKLSGCNVVGGRWESVYDGRSAADPSDVDIDHMVPLANAWRSGADEWDDAKRGDFANDTTRPQLFAVSASSNRSKGDQDPSQWKPANRSYWCQYAEDWVAVKHYWRLTVTSAEKSALTDMLEGCRVGSNS